GCAACACGTGGCGCGTGCAGTTCCGCGCGGATGGCGCTGATCCCGCCGTGCGGGCACGAGGGGCGATCTGGCTCGATCCATGGAGTGGCGCGGTGCTGCACGATCGCACGTCCGATGCCATGTCGCTGGGCGACCGCTATGTGGCCGAACAGCTCTGGCTCCACAATGGCGCGACGTTCGGACTTTCCGGACGATTGTTGGTGTTCGCAGCCGGCATCGCGCCACTCGTCCTCTTCGTCAGTGGCGCGATCATGTGGCTCAAGAAGCGCCCGAGGAGGATCAGGGCGAGCTAGGGCGCGTACTCATACATCCGAGCGTCCGCTTCTGGGCCATGAGGGGACCAAGCTCGGACAAGTCCGGGATGCCTGATCGTGACCCAAATGTATGGTCCGGCCGTGGGGTGCAAGAAGATTTCGACGATCCGGTAGATGCGGTCTTGCATCAATGTATCCGGCCTCTGTTTGGAGCGCAGTGCTCCGGGCCATCATGGATATCAGCGCGCATGTGATCTGGTTAGCGGACAGGCCTCGACCGGGCCATTTGGGTCACCAGGGTTCACATGTGCCGGGAAGACCGATTCTCCATCGTCGTCTCATCCTCTCGCAGACCTCGGCGGGTAAGGGTTGTTACGTCATCGATAGCTCCTCACTTCGCGCTGTTCCTTCGTTCGTGCCTGGCGGCCGTTCCTTCGTCCCGGCCTGCGCGCGCAGACGCGCCGCGCGCAAGGGGCCGTCAAAGCCGGCCGTCGTGCTGTCCTGACGTCTTGCTCTCCTGCTGCCAGGCTGCGCCTTGACGGCCCCGCGCACGGCGCGAGGATCAAGCAGGTCGGGACACCGTCTCCTCCATCTTGACGCACGCGAAGGCGCGTCCCTTGTTGAGGACCGCCCAGGCGATCCGGGCGAGCTTGTTGGCGAGCGCAATCGCCAGCACGTTGTGGTGCAATCGCTTCTTGGCGGCTTCGATCCAAGAGTTGAGGCCATAGCGCTCCCAGCACTTGACCTTTACCAGAACAACCCACGCGGCTTGCACGAACAGCGCGCGCAGGTAGCGATTACCGCGCCTTGATATACTGCCGAGGATCGTGCGGTCGCCGGTCGATATCTGCTTCGGAACAAGTCCAAGCCAGGCGCCGAAGTCGCGGCCTTTCGAGAACACGTCTCCGGTGCCGATCGCAGCCACCATTGCGCTCGAGATGATTGGGCCAATGCCAGGCACCGTCATCAGTCGCTGGCAGGCCCTATCTTGACGGGCTAGTGTTTCGATCTCGCCAGATAGACCCTCGATACGCTCATCCAGCCGGCGCCAGTCTTCCGCCAGACCCTCGATGATGGGCAACATGCGAGGCGAGAGCACATCAGTGCGTGTTGCCAAGATACCTGGCAACTCGAACCGCAGGGAATGCGGGCCTTGCCGCACGGCGATGCCCCGTTCCAGCAGGAACGCACGGATCTGATTGATCGCGCCGGTACGCTGACCGACCAATCGATCGCGGACGCGGTGCAGTGCCTGAAGGTCGAGCTGATCGGCGGTCTTGGTCGCGACGAACTTCATGGTCGGGCGTTGGACAGCCTCGGCGATGGCTTCCGCATCTCGGAAGTCATTCTTCTGTCCCTTCGAATACGGGCGCACGTATTTCGCTGGCATCAGGCGGGCGTCGTGGCCAAGTACTTGGAGTTTGCGGCTGAGATGATGGGCGCCTACGCAGGCCTCCATACCGATCAAGCACGGCGGCAGGTTGGCGAGCCGCGTTTCCACCTGGCCGCGCGACCACTTCTGCCGCAGCACGATGGCACCGCGGTGATCCTGACCCACGATGTGGAACGAGTTTTTGCCGATGTCGATGCCGATCACGGCGATCGCCGCGTTGAGTTTCTGAGACATGGCGTGCTCCTTGTCTTGAGCGCCCCTTGCCAGCTTCTCGTGCTGGCAGGGCCGGAGCACGGCCGGACCATCCCATTAGCGTCATGTCCCTATGCGGACAATCCCGCACAAACTTGGTACAACCTTCGGTTTCTGGCGCGTTACTGACATCCATGTCGAACGCCAAGATGTCCGCCTTCGGCGGGCTGAGCACACGCGGCCGTGGCGCCGACTGATGGCGCCTTTTGACCCTGATGTATGGTCCGGCCGTGGGGTGCAAGAAGATTTCGACGATCCGGTAGATGCGGTCTTGCATCAATGTATCCGGCCTCTGTTTGGAGCGCAGTGCTCCGGGCCATCATGGATATCAGCGCGCATGTGATCTGGTTAGCGGACAGGCCTCGACCGGGCCATTTGGGTCACCAGGGTTCACATGTGCCGGGAAGACCGATTCTCCATCGTCGTCTCATCCTCTCGCAGACCTCGGCGGGTAAGGGTTGTTACGTCATCGATAGCTCCTCACTTCGCGCTGTTCCTTCGTTCGTGCCTGGCGGCCGTTCCTTCGTCCCGGCCTGCGCGCGCAGACGCGCCGCGCGCAAGGGGCCGTCAAAGCCGGCCGTCGTGCTGTCCTGACGTCTTGCTCTCCTGCTGCCAGGCTGCGCCTTGACGGCCCCGCGCACGGCGCGAGGATCAAGCAGGTCGGGACACCGTCTCCTCCATCTTGACGCACGCGAAGGCGCGTCCCTTGTTGAGGACCGCCCAGGCGATCCGGGCGAGCTTGTTGGCGAGCGCAATCGCCAGCACGTTGTGGTGCAATCGCTTCTTGGCGGCTTCGATCCAAGAGTTGAGGCCATAGCGCTCCCAGCACTTGACCTTTACCAGAACAACCCACGCGGCTTGCACGAACAGCGCGCGCAGGTAGCGATTACCGCGCCTTGATATACTGCCGAGGATCGTGCGGTCGCCGGTCGATATCTGCTTCGGAACAAGTCCAAGCCAGGCGCCGAAGTCGCGGCCTTTCGAGAACACGTCTCCGGTGCCGATCGCAGCCACCATTGCGCTCGAGATGATTGGGCCAATGCCAGGCACCGTCATCAGTCGCTGGCAGGCCCTATCTTGACGGGCTAGTGTTTCGATCTCGCCAGATAGACCCTCGATACGCTCATCCAGCCGGCGCCAGTCTTCCGCCAGACCCTCGATGATGGGCAACATGCGAGGCGAGAGCACATCAGTGCGTGTTGCCAAGATACCTGGCAACTCGAACCGCAGGGAATGCGGGCCTTGCCGCACGGCGATGCCCCGTTCCAGCAGGAACGCACGGATCTGATTGATCGCGCCGGTACGCTGACCGACCAATCGATCGCGGACGCGGTGCAGTGCCTGAAGGTCGAGCTGATCGGCGGTCTTGGTCGCGACGAACTTCATGGTCGGGCGTTGGACAGCCTCGGCGATGGCTTCCGCATCTCGGAAGTCATTCTTCTGTCCCTTCGAATACGGGCGCACGTATTTCGCTGGCATCAGGCGGGCGTCGTGGCCAAGTACTTGGAGTTTGCGGCTGAGATGATGGGCGCCTACGCAGGCCTCCATACCGATCAAGCACGGCGGCAGGTTGGCGAGCCGCGTTTCCACCTGGCCGCGCGACCACTTCTGCCGCAGCACGATGGCACCGCGGTGATCCTGACCCACGATGTGGAACGAGTTTTTGCCGATGTCGATGCCGATCACGGCGATCGCCGCGTTGAGTTTCTGAGACATGGCGTGCTCCTTGTCTTGAGCGCCCCTTGCCAGCTTCTCGTGCTGGCAGGGCCGGAGCACGGCCGGACCATCCCATTAGCGGACATCGCTTGCCAGCATCCAGTTTTCGCCGGAGCCCTTATCAATTGGGCGAGAGGTCGGGCGATCTGCGCTTCTGGCGATAGATGCGCCTTCGCAGGCTGTTCCAATGTGCTATTCTCATTGCATAGGCCATAGGTATCCCATGACAGGTACTGCAGAGTGGCTCGCATCGATCGGTTTGGGCGAGTACGCCCAGCGTTTCGCCGAGAATGCCATCGACCTTTCCGTCATTGGCGACCTCACGGAGCAGGACCTCAAGGACCTCGGCGTCCTGCTCGGGCACCGGCGCAAGCTGCTGCGCGTGATCGCAGACCTCAAGGGTGACGTCCTCGGATCGGCTCAAGCGGCCGCCGGACCAGCGCCGCGGGACAGCGCCGAGCGACGCCAGCTCACGGTCATGTTTTGCGATCTGGTGGGCTCGTCGGCACTTTCGGCCCGACTGGATCCAGAGGATCTGCGCGCGGTCATCCGCGCCTATCATGCCTGCATCGCGGAGATCATCGCGCGGAGCCAAGGCATCATCGCGCGGTACATGGGGGATGGCGTGCTCGCCTATTTCGGTTATCCCCAGGCCCACGAGGACGATGCCGAGCAGGCAACACGCGCCGGGCTCGCGCTGGTCGATGCCGTCGCCAACCTCGAGACGGACGTCAGCACCCAGTTGCAGGTCCGCATCGGCATCGCGACCGGCATGGTCGTGGTCGGCGACCTGATCGGCGAAGGCGCCGCCAAGGAGCAGGCGGTGATTGGCGAGACACCGAACCTCGCCGCTCGCCTGCAGCAATTCGCCGAGCCCGGCACGGTGCTGATCTCCGAGAGCACGCACCAGCTCACGGAAGGATATTTTGAATATCGCGATCTCGGGCCTGTTGCGCTTAAAGGATGGTCGGAGCCTATACCCGCCTGGCAGGTGCTCGGGATCAGCGGCGCGGAAAGCCGCTTCGAAGCGCAGCACAAGACTCGACTGACACCACCGATCGGGCGTGACGAAGAGATCGAGCTGCTGTTGCGGCGCTGGCAGCATGCTGCGTCAGGCGAAGGCTGCGTCGTGCTTCTCACCGGCGAGCCAGGCATCGGCAAGTCGCACATAGCACTGGCGCTGCAAGAGCGGCTGCAGGCGGAACGGCACATCACGGTGCGCCATTTCTGCTCGGCGCATCACACCAACAGCGCGCTGCATCCCTTCATCGCCAACCTCGAACGCGCCGCCCGGTTCGAGCGAGGCGAGACGCCAACGGAGAAGTTTGCCAAGCTCGAGGCTCTGCTCCTGCGCTTCGGTGGTGACGCGGACCGTGTCGTGCCGCCCCTGGCCAACCTTCTGTCGCTGCCGATCAGCAACCGCTACCGTCTGCCCGAGCTCAGTCCGCAGAACCGCAAGGACGTCACGCTTGCCGCGCTGTTCGACCAGCTCGACGCATTGGCGGCGCGGCAGCCGGTGTTCGTCATCTTCGAGGATGCCCATTGGGCGGACCCGACTTCACTGGAGCTGCTCACGGTCACACTGGAGAAGGTACCGCGGCTTCGCGTTTTGCTGCTCATCACCGCGAGACCGGAGTTCACGCCGCCCTGGCCTAGCCATGCTCATGTGACGACGCTCTCGCTCACGCGGCTGAACCGCCGCAACGGGGCGGCATTGGTCGAGCGTGTCACGGCGGGCAAGACGCTTCCCGAGGAGGTCATGGACCAAATCCTCGCCCGTACCGATGGCGTGCCCCTGTTCGTCGAGGAGTTGACGAAAGCCGTGCTCGAAACCGGGCTGTTGCACGAGCAGGACGACCATTACACGCTCAGCCGTCCGCTGCCTCCGATGGCGATTCCGACTACATTGAGCGCATCGCTGATGGCGAGACTGGACAGACTAGCCCCGGTGAAGGACGTGGCCCAGATCGGCGCCGTCGTCGGGCGCGAGTTCTCCTACGAACTGTTGAGCGCTGTTGCCGGGTTGCCGGCGCAGAGGCTCGAGGAGGCGCTTGCCCAGTTGGTTCGGGCGGAGCTGATATTCTGCCGGGGCGAGATACCGCGGGCGGTCTATACCTTCAAGCATGCGCTGGTGCGGGACGCCGCCGAAGCGGGACTTCTGAAGAGCCGGCGCGCCGCGCTGCATGCCACCATAGCCGATGCGTTCGAGCAACGATTTCCGGAAATCGTGGAGGCTCAACCCGAAACCCTCGCACTCCACCTGACGGAGGCGGGACTGTTCGACAAGGCCAGGGACTATTGGCTCCAGGCAGGCAGGAAGGCGGCCATGCGCTCCGCCAACCTCGAAGCCATCGCGCATTTGCGAAAGGGCATCGAGGTCTTGGCCCATCTGGCCGACGGCGCGGTGAAGGACAGGCTGGAGCTTGATTTTCAGTTCGAGCTGGGACCATGCCTGATCGCCACCCTGGGGCCGGCCTCGCCTCAGGCCGTGGCGACCTTCGCGCGCGCACGCGCGCTTTGCCAGCGCCTCAACGATCCCCCCGAACAACTGCAGATCATGTTCTGGTTGACCACAGCGAGCGTCATTCGTGGTGAGCTGCCGGTCGCCGAGGAAATGATCTCGGCGCTGCTCGATCTCGCCGAAGCGCGCCACGATCGACCGACGCTGCTCAACGCGATGCGCGGCCAAGGCATGATTCGCCTTTTCATGGGACATCTCACGGGCGCGCGCGAGGTGATCGAACGGGCCTTCGAGACGTTCGAGGCGAGCAGCGAGCAGGACAGATTGGCGGCGCGGGCCGCCGGGCAGGATGCGGGCGTGGCCGACCTTGCTCTGATGTCATGGGCGCTGTTATTGCTGGGCCACCCCGATACGGCGCTCGCACGTGTGAATGCTGCCATCGAACGCGCAGATGCCATCAATCATCCGCACTCCCAGGCTTACGCGACCTATTATGCGTCCATTATCCACGCGCTTCGGGGCGAGTTCCTGACGGCGCACCGCTACGCGGACCGCTGTCTCAGCTTGTCGGAAGAGCACGCATTCAGGCAATGGCGGGGATTGTCGCGCGCCGTCCGGGGGATAAGCGCCACCTTTCTTGATCCCTCATCCGCCGCGCTCGAGGAAATCCAGGCTGCGATGAATGAATATCGTGGCGCGGGCTATCAGCTCGGCATCACGGCACTGTACGTGCTCCTGGCTCCGGCCTTGTTGTCGAGCCATCAGCGCGAACCTACGCTGGAGCTGATCGAACAGGGCCTCGCCACGACCGGCCGCAACAGCGAACGGATATTTGAGGCCGAGCTGTACCGGCTGAAAGCGGGCGCGTTGCTCGTCCGCGGCGCATCGGAAGCCGGCACCGAGCCGCAACTACTGCTCGATCGCGCATTGACAATCGCAAGAAGCCAGCACGCCAAGGCCCTCGAGCTTCGAGCTGCAACAGACCTTGCCGCGTTGTGGATCGATGAGCGGAAGCACCAGCAAGCGTTCGACCTGCTCGCGCCCATCCACGCCTGGTTCACCGAGGGTTTTGAAACACGGGACGTCAAGCAGGCAAAGGCGTTGCTCGACCGCCTGCGGTAGTTCTGGCTGAACTACAGATAGAGTGACGTGACTCAGCAGGTTGCAAGGCCGGTTTACCCCGGCGTCAAGCGTCGAATTGCTGACGACATTCCTGATAGGTACCTTGCACCTCCCGCCATTCCTTCGCATGGTCGTTCGCCGGATCCTCGTTGATGAAATGTGGCCCGGGATGCGGCGGACGATCTTGATGTTCGTAGTATGCGGCAATCGCTTGTTCCGCGGCGGCTTTCCCCAACTTGCGCCCACCATGCAGGTTGCTGTGATTCCATTTAAAATTGATGTGCCCCGGCACATGAATCTCCACGACTGTGCCTTGCCACCGACTGTCCTTTTTCCCGTCGCACCGGACGTGGTACTTGAAGAGCTTGACGTCGTCTTCGCCAACGGTTGCTGCGAACAATTGGCAGAGATTTGCCAAGGCATCGTGAAGGTTTTTCGGTTTGCGGACTTGCTTCGCATCGACGATCCGGCTCACCCATATTTCGTCGAGCTCATCGCCCGGCTTATGATGCTCCTGGATCAGGCTCTCGAAGTTGACCGTGTCGATCAGCGCTCCCTCGCAATATGTAACCTTGTCGATCTCCACCGTTTCTTCGATGAAGGGAAGGGCTGAACACGCGCACAGACTGGATGCAGTGATGGGCACGTTGTACTCAATGTCCTTGGCCCTCCGAGTCTGATCAAACTCACGGTTGGAAAACAACGCGAGCTTGTGATCGTCGAGATTCCAGGCGTTGTGAAATATGAACGGCTTTTCGGGCTTGTTCAGCTCGTCGAAATTGATGCCGTTCATGAATTGGCTCTGCGGATAG
The genomic region above belongs to Bradyrhizobium arachidis and contains:
- a CDS encoding IS110 family transposase; its protein translation is MSQKLNAAIAVIGIDIGKNSFHIVGQDHRGAIVLRQKWSRGQVETRLANLPPCLIGMEACVGAHHLSRKLQVLGHDARLMPAKYVRPYSKGQKNDFRDAEAIAEAVQRPTMKFVATKTADQLDLQALHRVRDRLVGQRTGAINQIRAFLLERGIAVRQGPHSLRFELPGILATRTDVLSPRMLPIIEGLAEDWRRLDERIEGLSGEIETLARQDRACQRLMTVPGIGPIISSAMVAAIGTGDVFSKGRDFGAWLGLVPKQISTGDRTILGSISRRGNRYLRALFVQAAWVVLVKVKCWERYGLNSWIEAAKKRLHHNVLAIALANKLARIAWAVLNKGRAFACVKMEETVSRPA
- a CDS encoding adenylate/guanylate cyclase domain-containing protein; this translates as MTGTAEWLASIGLGEYAQRFAENAIDLSVIGDLTEQDLKDLGVLLGHRRKLLRVIADLKGDVLGSAQAAAGPAPRDSAERRQLTVMFCDLVGSSALSARLDPEDLRAVIRAYHACIAEIIARSQGIIARYMGDGVLAYFGYPQAHEDDAEQATRAGLALVDAVANLETDVSTQLQVRIGIATGMVVVGDLIGEGAAKEQAVIGETPNLAARLQQFAEPGTVLISESTHQLTEGYFEYRDLGPVALKGWSEPIPAWQVLGISGAESRFEAQHKTRLTPPIGRDEEIELLLRRWQHAASGEGCVVLLTGEPGIGKSHIALALQERLQAERHITVRHFCSAHHTNSALHPFIANLERAARFERGETPTEKFAKLEALLLRFGGDADRVVPPLANLLSLPISNRYRLPELSPQNRKDVTLAALFDQLDALAARQPVFVIFEDAHWADPTSLELLTVTLEKVPRLRVLLLITARPEFTPPWPSHAHVTTLSLTRLNRRNGAALVERVTAGKTLPEEVMDQILARTDGVPLFVEELTKAVLETGLLHEQDDHYTLSRPLPPMAIPTTLSASLMARLDRLAPVKDVAQIGAVVGREFSYELLSAVAGLPAQRLEEALAQLVRAELIFCRGEIPRAVYTFKHALVRDAAEAGLLKSRRAALHATIADAFEQRFPEIVEAQPETLALHLTEAGLFDKARDYWLQAGRKAAMRSANLEAIAHLRKGIEVLAHLADGAVKDRLELDFQFELGPCLIATLGPASPQAVATFARARALCQRLNDPPEQLQIMFWLTTASVIRGELPVAEEMISALLDLAEARHDRPTLLNAMRGQGMIRLFMGHLTGAREVIERAFETFEASSEQDRLAARAAGQDAGVADLALMSWALLLLGHPDTALARVNAAIERADAINHPHSQAYATYYASIIHALRGEFLTAHRYADRCLSLSEEHAFRQWRGLSRAVRGISATFLDPSSAALEEIQAAMNEYRGAGYQLGITALYVLLAPALLSSHQREPTLELIEQGLATTGRNSERIFEAELYRLKAGALLVRGASEAGTEPQLLLDRALTIARSQHAKALELRAATDLAALWIDERKHQQAFDLLAPIHAWFTEGFETRDVKQAKALLDRLR
- a CDS encoding patatin-like phospholipase family protein, whose protein sequence is MDELDRGTLTGLLADGREPKNDQSLRTIQKVDWRISHTINQMEDPMVKRAITLGGGGPAAGLHIGVLEALANAGITFDVWALSCIGAWVGIVYNQFDDKVVANKYRAKRTYEFFRDNVFRDDESYKRFPINTVFGPDWGTISKAMSDFVTDANTYKHLWDPQAMASAVEKTMSLWFPQRPNRGCGGRFTIPDEGDRNRWILNQVLAPNPFVRYATSMMYLSHVTGLSRINYPQSQFMNGINFDELNKPEKPFIFHNAWNLDDHKLALFSNREFDQTRRAKDIEYNVPITASSLCACSALPFIEETVEIDKVTYCEGALIDTVNFESLIQEHHKPGDELDEIWVSRIVDAKQVRKPKNLHDALANLCQLFAATVGEDDVKLFKYHVRCDGKKDSRWQGTVVEIHVPGHINFKWNHSNLHGGRKLGKAAAEQAIAAYYEHQDRPPHPGPHFINEDPANDHAKEWREVQGTYQECRQQFDA